From Mesorhizobium sp. Pch-S:
TCACCGCAGGCGGCGGCTCGGTTGGCCGGGTCGAGAACTGGGGACTGAAGTCCCTCACCTACCGGGTCAAGAAGAACCGGAAGGCTTACTACACGCTCATGGACCTGACCTGCCCGCCGGCAGCGCTCAGCGAAATGGAACGCCAGATGGGTCTGTCGGAAGACGTCCTGCGCTTCCTGACCATCAAGGTCGAGAAGCACGAGGAAGGCGTCTCGGCAATGATGCAGAAGCGCGAAGAGCGCTCCGAGCGCGGTGGCTTCGGCGACCGTGACCGTGGCGATCGTGGTCCGCGTTCGTTCGGCGACCGCGGCGATCGTGGTCCGCGCTCGTTCGGCGACCGTGACGGTGGCGATCGTGGCCCGCGTCCGCAGCGCAGCTTTGAAGGGGGTGCAGAATAATGGTCGACATCAACCAGATCCCGACCCGGCGCCCGTTCCATCGCCGCCGCAAGACCTGCCCGTTCTCCGGCGCCAATGCTCCGAAGATCGACTACAAGGACGTGCGTCTGCTGCAGCGCTACATCTCCGAGCGCGGCAAGATCGTGCCGTCGCGCATCACCGCCGTCAGCCAGAAGAAGCAGCGCGAACTCGCCCAGGCGATCAAGCGCGCCCGTTTCCTCGGCCTGCTGCCCTACGTGGTTCGCTAACAATTTACCCGCGGGCGGCAACGCCCGCGGGTTTTCTCCGACCATGATGGGCATGGCCGGTATGCCGAGAATCCCAAGTTGGGCATGAGCCCTAACTGCCTCGACAGGCAGGACAGCGAAACCGGTGCCAAAGCGCCCTTCTCTTCCTGACTGTCTCCCGAACAGCGTCGGCTACGACGCATATGGAGAAAACAATGGAAGTCATTCTTCTCGAACGCATTTCCCGCCTCGGCCAGATGGGTGACACCGTCAAGGTCAAGGACGGCTTCGCCCGTAACTTCCTGCTGCCGCAGGGCAAGGCGCTGCGCGCCAACGAAGCCAACAAGAAGAAGTTCGAAGGTCAGCGCGCCCAGTTGGAAGCCCGCAACCTCGAGCGCAAGTCCGAAGCCCAGCAGGTTGCCGACAAGCTCGACGGCAAGAGCTTCATCATCGTGCGCTCGGCCGGCGAGACCGGTCAGCTCTACGGCTCGGTCTCGACCCGCGACATCGCCGATCTGCTGACCGCCGAAGGCTTTTCGGTTGCACGCAACCAGGTCGAACTGAACCACCCGATCAAGACCATCGGCCTGACCAATGTGGCGATCGCGCTGCATCCGGAAGTCGAAGTCACCGTGACGCTCAACATCGCCCGTTCGTCCGAAGAGGCCGAACGCCAGGCCAAGGGTGAGACGCTCACCACCGCCGAAGCCATCTATGGCGACGACATCAACGAAAACGCCCGTCCGGACAGCTTCTTCGATCCGAACGCCGATTTCGAAGGCGAAGAAGAGAACGCCTGATCTTTTAGAGATCTGTCATAAAGCCAGTCTTGTTACTGGATCAAGAAACCGGGCCTGGCGCCCGGTTTTTTTATGCCAACGGAACTTTTCGACGCTTCCGCCTTTTTTGAGGGATTGGACAGCAGTGCTGTCACTATCGTTCTTTGAGGGCACGTCATGAATGTTTTTCTGGAACGCATTGCCGAACGCGTTGTGCGCAGAGGCAATCTG
This genomic window contains:
- the rpsR gene encoding 30S ribosomal protein S18; the encoded protein is MVDINQIPTRRPFHRRRKTCPFSGANAPKIDYKDVRLLQRYISERGKIVPSRITAVSQKKQRELAQAIKRARFLGLLPYVVR
- the rplI gene encoding 50S ribosomal protein L9, with translation MEVILLERISRLGQMGDTVKVKDGFARNFLLPQGKALRANEANKKKFEGQRAQLEARNLERKSEAQQVADKLDGKSFIIVRSAGETGQLYGSVSTRDIADLLTAEGFSVARNQVELNHPIKTIGLTNVAIALHPEVEVTVTLNIARSSEEAERQAKGETLTTAEAIYGDDINENARPDSFFDPNADFEGEEENA
- the rpsF gene encoding 30S ribosomal protein S6, producing the protein MALYEHVFLARQDLSQQQVDELVERFKGVITAGGGSVGRVENWGLKSLTYRVKKNRKAYYTLMDLTCPPAALSEMERQMGLSEDVLRFLTIKVEKHEEGVSAMMQKREERSERGGFGDRDRGDRGPRSFGDRGDRGPRSFGDRDGGDRGPRPQRSFEGGAE